The Candidatus Methylomirabilota bacterium region CAACGATCTGTCCCGCGAGAACATCATTCGGCAGGCCGAGAACTTGAAGAACGTGGAGCTGCCGTTGCTGCTCCCCGGCATCAAGGTGAACACCAGCCCGACGGACCACGCCCCCATCCAGCAGGAGCAGCTCGCGAAGTTCGACGGCGAGCGGTGGGCGCTGTTCGGTGAGCTGTTCGAGGCCTATCACAAGTAGGCAGTCGCCAGAGAAAGAACGGGCGGGGTCGGCTCAGCGCCAGCCCCGCCCGTGTTCTTGCTACTTGCTGGGCGCGTAGTAGGGATTGGCCCCGGACGCGTGATCGGTGGTGTCCAGCACTTCCTCTACCTCGGGCAGCTCTTCCTTGATCAGCCGCTCGATCCCGGACTTGAGCGTGACATCGGCGGCCCCGCAGCCCTGGCAGCCTCCGCCCATCTGCAGGTACACCTTGTTGTCCTTGACGTCGATGAGGTCCACGAACCCGCCGTGTCCGGCCACCGCGGGATTGATCATGTTGTCGATGAGCGCCTGCACCTTGTCCTTGAGATCGGTCGCCGACTCGTCGCTCATGCCTGGCTCCTCCTTGGGCTGCGCCGCTAGATCACTACTGTACTTGAATATCCGGTAAGGGCCAACTGGCCCTTGGTGGGCTCCGCTCAGCAGAACCAGGGCTCGGTCAGCCGCGGCGGACGTCGCCGGTCGGGGGCGAGGCGGGGCGCGAGGGCGGCGGGCGCGGGCGCGCCGGCGGTCTCGGCGGCGAGCGCGCGCACGCGGTCGAAGGTCACGGCGGCGTCCTCGGCCTTCTGCGTCGCCTCCGCGATCACCGCGGCCGCGCGGGCCTGCAGCGCGTCCATCCGCGGGTCCGGGTGCGTCCATTGATAGGAGAAGTCGGTCTCCACGAGCCGCCCCAGGTACGGCCGCATCCCGGGATGCGCGGCCAGGAGCGAGCCCGGAGGCACCAGCAGCCGCAGCGAGTACTGCACCGGGTCCACGTGATCTACCAGGGCGTTCGCCTCCACCCAGTCGAGCATCGCGAGGTAGTCGGCGAGCGTGGTCCAGGGCGTGAACGCGACCCAGGTCGGGCGCATGTCGAGGCCGGCCGCCCGCAGGGCGGCGAGCGCGGCGTCGATGTCGGCCCGCGTGTGCCCCTTGTCGAGATGGCTCAGCACGGTGTCGGAGAGGGATTCCACCGCGGACACCACGAAGAGACAGCCGAGCCCGGCCATCTCGCGCAGGAGCTCACGGCGCTCGAGAAGATGCTCCACCTTGGCGGTGAAGTCCCACGTGAGCGAGGGAAACTCCCGGTGGAGCCGCCGCGCCACCTCGATGGCGTGCCCGGGCCCATTGAGGAAGTCCGGATCGCCAAAGGTGATGTGCTCGGCGCCCGCCTCGACCTGCTGACGCACGTCGGCCAGCACGACGTCGGCGGGGACCACGAAGAAACGGCCGCCGTAGACGGGCGGGATCGGGCAATGGCGGCAGAGATGCTTGCACCCGCGGCTTGCCTCCACGTAGCCCACGAGCGAGTGCCGGCCATCGCGCTCGAGCCGCGCGTAGGTCTTGAGCGAGGGCAGGGCGGAGCGGCTCGGACGCGGCAGCGCGGGTCGCGCGATGTTCGGGCCCACGCTCTCCCCGGCGCGGCACACACCGGGTATCGGCCCCGAGCGGCCGGCGTCGAGGGCCTCGGCGAGATCGGCGAGCGGCGCCTCGACCTCGCCCCCGATCACGCTGTCCGCGACGTGGGCCAGCAGGTGCTCGGCGTTGAGCGTCGCGTAGAGCCCGTAGAACGCGAGGTGGCAGGAGGGATTCAATGCCAGGACGCGCTCCGCCACCCCGAGCCCCACCCGCAGCGCGGTGTGCATGGGCACGGAGATGGCCACGAGGCGGGCGCGCCTGACCTTCTCGGGATCCAGCGGCTCGACGGAGACGTCCAGCACCGCGGGCTTGAAGCCGCGAGCTTCCAGCACCGCCGCCGGCCAGGCCACCGCCAGCGGCTGATGCCCCAGCTCGTAGCAGGCGATCAGGAGCACCGCGCCTTGCCCTCTCACGTACGTGAGTCTACACCGCGAGCGTCAGGCGCTGCCTCCCACTGAAGATTCGCGCCGTGAGGGTGGGTGAGCGCGAGCGCGTGATCAGTTCGCCCGCCCCTGGTCAGCCGCGTGCGGCCGAGCACGAACCGCATGCCGCCCTTCCGCGCGCCGAGGGCGGGGATGCCGGGCACGATCCCCGGCCCTTCATTCGAGATCCAGACGATGTCCCGCACCCGGGACTCCGCGGTGAGCAGGTCCGCGAATGCCTGCCGGCGCTCGGGCGCCACGTAGGCGAGCACCGCGGAGTGGAAAACCACGAGCTGCGCGTCCGCCGGCGCCTCCCCGAGAAGCGCGGGCAGATCGTCGACCAGGTCGCCCTTGCGGATCTCCGGCGCTTCGGCACGTCCCAGCTCGAGGGCGTGCTCGAGGCGCCGGCGGCGCTCGGGCTGATCGGACCACACGCACGCCAGGAGCCAGCGGGTCGCGGTCTCGTCGTGCACGTCCACGGGCGCCAGATCGAGGCCGCGTCGCCACACGATCGCGGGCATCACCGAGGGCAGGGGCGCGGGGCCGGTGACCGGACAGCGGAGGCGCACCGGCGATCTGGGTGGGCCGAGCCGCGCGGTGCCCCAGTCGTAGAAGAACCGGTCGAGCAAGAGGCAGAGCCCGGCGCTCGCGCCCACCTCGACGAGGGCGAGCGGCCCCGCGGGCAGCGCGGGGAGCAGGGCCGCACAGCGCGCGACCTCGTTGGTCTGCGTGCGGTGCACCCGCATCAAACCGGCGACCTCGGGGCCCCGCCGCGCGAGCAAGGCGCGCAGATCGTGGCCGGCCGTCGGCATGTCGTGAGGTCCGGTGAGGAACTGGAGGGCCGCGAAGAAGAGATTCGGCTGCCAGACGGGCAGGGGCGCGAGGAAGCTCAGGACTTGGGTGTCGTTGGCGACCGCGAGGGCCAGGCGGTAGTACGCCTCCGAGTAGCCCTTGCACTCCAGATCCGCGAAGCGCCGATAGCGCTCGGCGATCTCGTGCGGCGCGGGCGTGCGCACGCCTTCTACGTGCGGGCGCCTTCTAGGTGAAGCTCGGCTCGCGCGCGGGATCGGCAGGGGCGGCGGATCCGCGCAGGCGCCGGACGGTATCTTCCAGGATGCGGTGCAGGCCGTCGGTCAGGAGCGCGGCGGATTCCACGCGGTCACGGCGCAGGCGCTCGTTCTCGCACTGGAGGCTCTCGATCTCGCGCCGGAGATCGTTAACTTCCTGGAGGAGCCGGGACGCCGCGCGCTCCGTGGCTTCGAGCCGGTCGCGAAGGCTCTCGTGCTCGTGGAGGATGATGGGCAGATAGGCGAAGACTCCCGCGGTGTCCTCGATCCAGCGTCCAATCCGCAGCCGCGCCTCCCGGAACTGGAGATCATCCATGGCACGAGTCTACCACGAGGTCTCGAAGCAATGCGACCCTGAACCACAATATGTGGTGGCCATACGGTGTGTTAGCCTCGATGGCCATGACCATGCCCGCCGCTCAGGCGACCGCGCGTCCGGCCGCGCTCGTCTTCATCTTCATCACAGTGATGCTCGACATGCTGGCCCTCGGCATGATCGTGCCCGTGCTCGCGCCCTTGGTCGCCACATTCCTCGGGGGTGACACCGCCCGGGCCGCGAGCGTCTACGGCCTCTTCGGCACGGTGTGGGCGCTCATGCAGTTCCTCGCCTCGCCGGTGCTGGGCGCCCTGTCGGACCGGTACGGGCGGCGCCCGGTGATCCTGCTCTCCAATCTCGGCCTCGGGCTCGACTACGTCGTGATGGCGCTGGCGCCGAGCCTCCCGTGGCTCTTCGTCGGACGCGTCCTGTCCGGTGTCACCGCGGCAAGCGTGCCCACCGCAGGCGCCTACATCGCTGACGTGACGCCGTCGGAACGGCGCGCGGCCGGCTTCGGCCTCATCGGGGCCGCCTTCGGCATCGGTTTCGTACTGGGGCCCGCGGTGGGGGGCGTCGTCGGCGCGGTGGACCCGCGGCTCCCGTTCTGGCTGGCGGCGGGGCTGAGCCTGTTGAACTTCCTCTACGGGCTGCTGGTGCTCCCGGAGTCGCTGCCCCCCGAGCGGCGCGCGCCATTCGCCTGGCGCGCCGCCCACCCCCTGGGCGCGCTGACCTTCTTGCGGACCCAGCCGATACTCTTCGGACTCACCGCCGTGGTGTTCCTCGGCCGCATCGCGCACGACGTGCTCCCCAGCACCTTCGTGCTCTTCGCGGGGTATCGCTACGGCTGGGACCAGCGGACGATGGGCTTCTTCCTCGCCGGTGTGGGCGTGAGCACCATGATCGTGTCGGGCGGCCTCGTCCAGCCGATCGTGCGCCGGCTGGGGGAGCGCCGCGCGCTGCTCCTCGGGCTCGCCTGCGGCGCGGCGGGCTTTTCCATCTACGCCTTCGGCTCCTCCAGCGCCGCCGCGCTGGCGGCCCTGCCCATCATGGCGCTGTGGGGCCTGGCGAGTCCGGCCGCGCAGGCGTTGATGACGCGGCAAGTGGCGGCCTCCGAGCAGGGGCGGCTCCAGGGCGCGATCGCGAGCATCACCGGCGTCGGGGGCCTCATGGGGCCCGCGCTCTTCACGCTGACCTTCGCCTACTTCATCAGCGGGAGCGCCCCCGCGGTCCTGCCGGGGGCGCCGTTCTTCCTCGCCGCCCTCCTGCTGGCGGCGTCGATGGTCCTCACTTGGCGGGTGACGCGCTAGTCGTAGAGGTGGCAGGCCACCAGCCGCCCCTCGTGCGATTTGAGGGCGGGCACCTCGGTGGAGCAGCGCGGCATCACGTGCGGACAGCGCGGATGGAAGCGGCAGCCTGCGGGCGGGCGCAGCGGGCTCGGGACCTCGCCGGGCAGGATGATCTCGTCGCGCCGCTCGTCCGGGTGCGAGGGCAGTGCGGCCGAGAATAGCGCCTGCGTGTAAGGGTGCTTCGGCGCCCGGCTGAGCGCGCTCGCCTCGCCAGACTCCGCGATCTTCCCCAGGTACATCACCGCGATCGTATGGCTCATGTGCGCCACCGCGGCGAGGTCGTGGGCGATGAAGAGATAGGAGAGCCCGAGCTGCGCCTGGAGATCGCGCAGCAGGTTCAGGATCTGGGCGCGAATCGACACGTCGAGAGCGGACACCGGCTCGTCGAGCACGACCAGCCGAGGCGCGAGGGCCAGGGAGCGGGCGATGGCGATGCGCT contains the following coding sequences:
- a CDS encoding NifU family protein, giving the protein MSDESATDLKDKVQALIDNMINPAVAGHGGFVDLIDVKDNKVYLQMGGGCQGCGAADVTLKSGIERLIKEELPEVEEVLDTTDHASGANPYYAPSK
- a CDS encoding CUAEP/CCAEP-tail radical SAM protein, whose amino-acid sequence is MRGQGAVLLIACYELGHQPLAVAWPAAVLEARGFKPAVLDVSVEPLDPEKVRRARLVAISVPMHTALRVGLGVAERVLALNPSCHLAFYGLYATLNAEHLLAHVADSVIGGEVEAPLADLAEALDAGRSGPIPGVCRAGESVGPNIARPALPRPSRSALPSLKTYARLERDGRHSLVGYVEASRGCKHLCRHCPIPPVYGGRFFVVPADVVLADVRQQVEAGAEHITFGDPDFLNGPGHAIEVARRLHREFPSLTWDFTAKVEHLLERRELLREMAGLGCLFVVSAVESLSDTVLSHLDKGHTRADIDAALAALRAAGLDMRPTWVAFTPWTTLADYLAMLDWVEANALVDHVDPVQYSLRLLVPPGSLLAAHPGMRPYLGRLVETDFSYQWTHPDPRMDALQARAAAVIAEATQKAEDAAVTFDRVRALAAETAGAPAPAALAPRLAPDRRRPPRLTEPWFC
- a CDS encoding DUF2332 domain-containing protein, producing MRTPAPHEIAERYRRFADLECKGYSEAYYRLALAVANDTQVLSFLAPLPVWQPNLFFAALQFLTGPHDMPTAGHDLRALLARRGPEVAGLMRVHRTQTNEVARCAALLPALPAGPLALVEVGASAGLCLLLDRFFYDWGTARLGPPRSPVRLRCPVTGPAPLPSVMPAIVWRRGLDLAPVDVHDETATRWLLACVWSDQPERRRRLEHALELGRAEAPEIRKGDLVDDLPALLGEAPADAQLVVFHSAVLAYVAPERRQAFADLLTAESRVRDIVWISNEGPGIVPGIPALGARKGGMRFVLGRTRLTRGGRTDHALALTHPHGANLQWEAAPDARGVDSRT
- a CDS encoding TCR/Tet family MFS transporter; the encoded protein is MAMTMPAAQATARPAALVFIFITVMLDMLALGMIVPVLAPLVATFLGGDTARAASVYGLFGTVWALMQFLASPVLGALSDRYGRRPVILLSNLGLGLDYVVMALAPSLPWLFVGRVLSGVTAASVPTAGAYIADVTPSERRAAGFGLIGAAFGIGFVLGPAVGGVVGAVDPRLPFWLAAGLSLLNFLYGLLVLPESLPPERRAPFAWRAAHPLGALTFLRTQPILFGLTAVVFLGRIAHDVLPSTFVLFAGYRYGWDQRTMGFFLAGVGVSTMIVSGGLVQPIVRRLGERRALLLGLACGAAGFSIYAFGSSSAAALAALPIMALWGLASPAAQALMTRQVAASEQGRLQGAIASITGVGGLMGPALFTLTFAYFISGSAPAVLPGAPFFLAALLLAASMVLTWRVTR
- a CDS encoding oligopeptide/dipeptide ABC transporter ATP-binding protein codes for the protein MAPPVMEAKNLSKLFPVKGGFLGRGAGVVRAVDDVSFAIGSGQTLGLVGESGCGKTTTAKLVLGLEEPTGGSIRFEGKDLQTLDAAGRRHYRKSVQAVFQDPFASLNPRMRVGAIIAEPLVTNDTLPGPEVKKRIAHLLEIVGLPERAAELFPHEFSGGQRQRIAIARSLALAPRLVVLDEPVSALDVSIRAQILNLLRDLQAQLGLSYLFIAHDLAAVAHMSHTIAVMYLGKIAESGEASALSRAPKHPYTQALFSAALPSHPDERRDEIILPGEVPSPLRPPAGCRFHPRCPHVMPRCSTEVPALKSHEGRLVACHLYD